One Streptomyces mobaraensis NBRC 13819 = DSM 40847 DNA segment encodes these proteins:
- a CDS encoding ABC transporter ATP-binding protein, whose product MATVTYDKATRIYPGADKPAVDQLDIEIEDGEFLVLVGPSGCGKSTSLRMLAGLEDVNGGSIRIGDRDVTNLPPKDRDIAMVFQNYALYPHMTVADNMGFALKIAGVPKAEIRQKVEDAARILDLTEYLGRKPKALSGGQRQRVAMGRAIVREPQVFLMDEPLSNLDAKLRVQTRTQIAGLQRRLGITTVYVTHDQVEAMTMGDRVAVLKDGLLQQIDSPRNMYDRPANLFVAGFIGSPAMNLVEVPITDGGVKFGNSVVPVSREALAAAADRGDRTVTVGVRPEHFDVVEQNGDTARTLSKEAADAPAGLAVTVNVVEELGADGYVYGTAEVGGEQKDLVVRVNGRRVPEKGSALHVVPRPGELHVFSTSSGERLSD is encoded by the coding sequence ATGGCCACGGTCACGTACGACAAGGCGACCCGGATCTATCCGGGCGCCGACAAGCCCGCCGTCGACCAGCTCGACATCGAGATCGAGGACGGCGAGTTCCTCGTCCTGGTCGGCCCGTCGGGCTGCGGAAAGTCCACCTCGCTGCGGATGCTCGCGGGGCTGGAGGACGTCAACGGCGGCTCCATCCGCATCGGCGACCGCGACGTCACCAACCTGCCGCCGAAGGACCGGGACATCGCCATGGTGTTCCAGAACTACGCGCTCTACCCGCACATGACCGTCGCCGACAACATGGGCTTCGCCCTGAAGATCGCGGGCGTGCCCAAGGCGGAGATCCGGCAGAAGGTCGAGGACGCGGCGCGCATCCTGGACCTCACCGAGTACCTGGGCCGCAAGCCGAAGGCGCTCTCGGGCGGCCAGCGGCAGCGCGTGGCGATGGGCCGGGCGATCGTCCGCGAGCCGCAGGTGTTCCTGATGGACGAGCCGCTGTCCAACCTGGACGCCAAGCTGCGCGTGCAGACCCGCACCCAGATCGCCGGCCTCCAGCGGCGCCTGGGCATCACCACCGTCTACGTCACCCACGACCAGGTCGAGGCCATGACGATGGGCGACCGGGTGGCGGTGCTCAAGGACGGGCTGCTCCAGCAGATCGACTCGCCGCGCAATATGTACGACCGCCCGGCCAACCTCTTCGTCGCGGGTTTCATCGGCTCCCCGGCCATGAACCTGGTCGAGGTGCCGATCACCGACGGCGGCGTCAAGTTCGGCAACAGCGTGGTGCCGGTCTCCCGGGAGGCGCTGGCCGCCGCGGCCGACCGGGGCGACCGGACGGTCACCGTCGGCGTCCGGCCCGAGCACTTCGACGTCGTGGAGCAGAACGGCGACACGGCCCGGACGCTGAGCAAGGAGGCCGCCGACGCCCCCGCCGGCCTGGCCGTCACGGTCAACGTGGTCGAGGAGCTGGGCGCCGACGGCTACGTGTACGGCACGGCGGAGGTCGGCGGCGAGCAGAAGGACCTGGTGGTCCGCGTCAACGGCCGGCGGGTGCCGGAGAAGGGCTCGGCCCTGCACGTCGTCCCCCGCCCGGGCGAGCTGCACGTGTTCTCGACCTCGTCGGGCGAGCGGCTGAGCGATTGA